In Centropristis striata isolate RG_2023a ecotype Rhode Island chromosome 1, C.striata_1.0, whole genome shotgun sequence, one DNA window encodes the following:
- the LOC131971098 gene encoding nucleoredoxin-like protein 1 yields the protein MVDLFVDRVLVKNNKDQDEQDTEREIVMCLQNRILMLFFASAACESCQQFAPTLSDFFKRLTDEFYVDRAAQLVLLYISLDESEEQQESFLKELPKKCLFLAYEDPYRRELEAMFNVEELPTVVVLRPDCSILNPNAVQEILRLGPDCYRNWQEAAEIIDRNFMINEDFEEKSMRSFSDPVRRLKYKVEDEKKKKKKKKGRGWGGGREEEVEVDGNDGGGW from the exons ATGGTGGACCTGTTCGTTGACCGGGTGCTGGTGAAGAACAACAAGGACCAGGATGAGCAGGACACAGAACGAGAGATCGTCATGTGCCTGCAGAACCGCATCCTGATGCTCTTCTTTGCATCTGCTGCCTGTGAGAGCTGCCAGCAGTTTGCTCCCACGCTCAGCGACTTCTTTAAACGGTTGACAGATGAGTTTTATGTGGACCGCGCTGCTCAGCTTGTTCTCCTGTACATTAG TTTGGACGAGTCAGAGGAACAGCAAGAAAGCTTCCTTAAAGAGCTGCCCAAGAAGTGCCTGTTCCTGGCCTACGAGGACCCCTACAGGAG GGAGCTGGAGGCCATGTTTAATGTGGAGGAGCTGCCCACAGTTGTGGTGCTGCGTCCCGACTGCTCCATCCTAAACCCGAACGCAGTGCAGGAGATACTCCGCCTGGGCCCAGACTGCTACCGCAACTGGCAGGAAGCAGCGGAGATCATCGACAGGAACTTCATGATCAACGAGGACTTTGAGGAGAAGTCGATGCGTAGCTTCAGTGACCCCGTGAGAAGACTCAAGTACAAGGTGGAggatgagaagaagaaaaagaagaagaaaaagggcaGAGGGTGGGGCGGAGGtcgagaggaggaggtggaggtggatggAAACGATGGAGGAGGATGGTGA
- the LOC131974966 gene encoding nucleoredoxin-like protein 1 → MVDLFLNRVLVENNWDQDELNTEREIIGILENRILLLFFASAESDKCQEFLPVLNDFFKRLKDPAYIEYPKLLALVYISMDQSEAQQERVLKELHKKVLFLAFEDPYRKELQDMFKVKDVPTVVVLRPDGSVLSLNAVQDICRHGIDSFQNWQEAAELVERTFMLNEDFENLNMRTASDPMKRLKYKTEDDKRKKRWWKLWVKGKDGTEEEEEKDGTWDRKIKEADKGTWWRR, encoded by the exons ATGGTGGACCTGTTCCTAAACCGAGTTCTGGTAGAGAACAACTGGGACCAGGATGAACTCAACACTGAGCGAGAAATCATTGGGATCCTTGAAAACCGCATCCTGTTGCTGTTCTTCGCATCGGCAGAGTCTGACAAGTGCCAGGAGTTCCTGCCTGTTTTGaatgacttttttaaaagaCTGAAAGATCCGGCGTACATTGAATACCCCAAACTGCTTGCACTTGTCTACATCAG CATGGACCAATCGGAGGCGCAGCAGGAGAGAGTCCTCAAAGAGCTGCACAAAAAGGTTCTGTTTCTGGCCTTTGAGGATCCATACAGGAA AGAACTGCAAGATATGTTCAAGGTGAAGGACGTACCAACAGTTGTGGTCCTTCGTCCTGACGGATCCGTCCTCTCTCTGAACGCTGTGCAGGACATCTGTCGTCATGGCATCGACTCTTTCCAAAACTGGCAGGAAGCAGCGGAGCTCGTTGAGCGGACCTTTATGCTCAACGAGGACTTCGAAAACCTAAACATGCGTACCGCCAGTGACCCCATGAAGAGACTCAAGTACAAGACAGAGGAcgacaagaggaaaaaaagatggtGGAAGTTATGGGTGAAGGGCAAAGATGGGactgaagaggaggaagagaaagacgGAACATGGGATCGAAAGATAAAGGAGGCGGATAAAGGAACGTGGTGGAGAAGATGA